In one window of Oryza sativa Japonica Group chromosome 9, ASM3414082v1 DNA:
- the LOC4347873 gene encoding nuclear pore complex protein GP210 isoform X2, which produces MASPSAFAAVAAAVVMMAAAAAALCFSAAAAASPVGGPHMADLSVLLPPRMTKPVEHRLIGFDGCFTWAWDHHDIISVKPEYNDSSRCSTSARLASIAPYSGRKETSVYATDIISGITIHCKVFVDRISRIRIFHHAVKIDLDEVATLRVHAFDDEDNVFSSLVGLQFLWQLTPRWVDTNSHHLVHIPLKETHLSDCSGFCGDMNIRFELEDRNLGSDLFVVKGIEIGQEVVNAQLFEPQFEHVNDTITLTVAEAMSLEPPSPVLVTVGAMVKFKLKVFRQKVPQVVNLPSQHHHWHVTNSSVAQVDSSLGVLHALSLGFTNIVVEDTRVSGHAQVSSLHVVIPQALFLYLVPVVDDSAHFHGITSIPSSEVWYVFPGRKYVVLAKAFAEGFDFKEMFITEENELKLASSTVEFWNLSQVPDSSAGSYEVQTSRLLTPISKGKGYLDAFLTYRTEASGPAKVLKLQQEVNVCSKVKAIWDEEMDNSRTIYLPWVPGAYQEVELKAVGGCGKMPEDYKLSSSDESVASVSDSLIVRTKRPGRAVIKVVSVFDALNFDEVTVEVSTPSAQAILPNFPVEVPVGTQLQAAVTLKTSNGHPFSRCDCLNAFIRWSLLSENESFVVVGTADALSTETLKHYAGSWAQYGNPCAWVSLNASAAGQATLVATFSFDSESYSEIFSGPIFLKSTSKISAYYPLVVLQAGSGNRFGGYWVDLSRIHSGIQNMVNNSPKELYLVPGSTMDVFLSGGPEQWDQLVDFVETVDVIGESKNYVVSSTAVQKLSSRLYRVSCPSKGNFKLLFSRGNMIGKDHPVPAVSQSELAVVCDFPSAITLIANENESRLVILEAASRAERKHNRLQASPVVISNGRNMRLAAAGVHGNGRFFANSSSLCLSWEVTECEGLAYLDEDKDMLDDSSWERFLVLQNSTGMCTVRATVIGFSSRVDGRTREEEHMFLQSARDTLTDAIQLQIVSSLRVTPDYVLIVFHPEAQETLAVSGGTCFLDASSNDTQVVQILQHPGKALCSQLILGARGLGTATVTIQDIGLSPRALTDSLVRVANVDWIKINSEEHISLMEGSTEDFHISAGTQDGQVFRDSQYKYMGIEVHLGDETLELINSHELLDGPKFSVKAAKIGTTSLYVTAKQYSGQRVLSQVVKVEVYKPLQIHPEYIYLTPGASFVLSVKGGPKVGVVIEYTSLNVETVEVQNSTGKLSAKTVGNSTMRAVAFSNEGTFICEAFGRVEVDIPVAMILSTQSDRLCVGCSMPIYPSLPKGDLFSFYETCQSYTWVIEDDKVAMFQLARSWQYGLDQGLYSEGKNYPWFSNGSSNAFINHVIGRSAGKTKISVSITCDFLMTGSSGSIAYSASKTILVVPDPPLALGLPITWLFPPFYTTTDLLPRSVDPDSDDLESTIGYSLLRNIGKSDLVLQNANIIDGSKIRTGESNAIDCIQAKDHSTGRTEIASCLRVAEVAQAQIAAAESSIHIAYLSVHDKVELDIKYSDELGYTFSEALGIVPVKIETNHPDVVSILMPKEGNGTHGTHERFVLQARSHGTALVRLQISHIPKKADFIMVSVGAQMYPRDVVLRSGQQLNFTIIGDRMDVRGSSQWLSSNEKVVHINRITGEAQARGEGIAEVIFKGPNTKLHTTVTVLKVNQIVVNAPAETLTNAAGPPGGYKFSVKLSDSTGHSADSSINHINVPFDCKVEPSFVGFVEPWSDDAAKKSYCLFHPYSPAQLLPVKLNLKEGFLHIVVHANLKEDPKVTGSAHALFVKGFYIKEPRKLNLTPSCNHSIITIGGNTDVELFWNAKDLLSASRVDTNGRGVPSQISYQVEALKRQSFYDKITIILPATGQTEEIEVIYDTGERREPSTSGLTTLAAIVTCIVVPIATIALFMKLLEKKPIREAPPRHATPAPASAPAAAMADPASPATGELSPRTPQPFMEYVRRTIDDTPYYKRDARRRFNPQNTY; this is translated from the exons ATGGCCTCGCCGTCGGCcttcgcggcggtggcggcagcggtcgtgatgatggcggcggcggcggctgcgctgtgcttctcggcggccgcggccgcttcCCCGGTgggcgggccccacatggctgACCTGAGCGTGCTCCTGCCCCCGCGGATGACCAAGCCCGTCGAGCACCGCCTCATCGGCTTTGACGGCTGCTTCACCTG GGCATGGGATCACCATGATATTATTTCAGTTAAACCAGAGTACAATGACAGCAGCAGATGCTCAACTAGTGCTCGTTTGGCATCAATTGCTCCTTACAGTGGCAGGAAGGAAACTTCTGTCTATGCCACTGATATTATTAGTGGAATCACAATACATTGCAAAGTTTTTGTTGACAGAATCTCTCGGATCAGGATTTTCCATCATGCTGTAAAAATTGACCTAGATGAAGTTGCCACCTTGCGTGTTCATGCCTTTGATGATGAAG ACAATGTGTTCTCATCATTGGTGGGGTTACAATTCCTGTGGCAGCTTACCCCGAGGTGGGTTGATACTAATAGCCATCATCTGGTTCATATTCCATTGAAAGAAACACATTTAAGTGACTGCAGTGGCTTTTGTGGTGATATGAATATACGATTTGAGCTTGAAGACAGG AATCTTGGTTCAGATTTATTTGTGGTCAAGGGCATTGAGATTGGCCAAGAGGTTGTTAATGCCCAGTTATTTGAACCTCAGTTTGAACATGTGAATGATACAATCACTTTAACTGTTGCTGAAGCTATGTCACTAGAGCCCCCTTCACCAGTCCTTGTGACCGTCGGTGCTATGGTAAAGTTCAAACTCAAGGTTTTTCGACAAAAAGTTCCCCAAG TTGTTAACTTACCATCACAGCATCATCATTGGCATGTGACAAACTCTTCTGTGGCCCAAGTGGATAGTTCCTTGGGTGTCTTACATGCTTTGAGTTTGGGATTTACTAATATTGTTGTTGAAGACACAAGGGTTTCTGGCCATGCACAAGTATCATCTCTACATGTTGTTATTCCACAAGCACTCTTCCTTTATCTAGTTCCGGTTGTGGACGACTCTGCTCATTTTCATGGGATAACAAGTATTCCATCTTCAGAAGTTTGGTATGTCTTTCCTGGACGAAAATATGTGGTCCTTGCTAAAGCTTTTGCTGAGGGATTTGATTTCAAGGAGATGTTTATTACTGAG GAAAATGAGCTTAAATTGGCGAGCAGTACTGTGGAGTTCTGGAACTTATCACAGGTTCCAGACAGTTCTGCAGGTTCCTACGAAGTGCAAACATCTAGATTACTAACTCCAATTTCCAAGGGAAAAGGATACTTAGATGCTTTTTTAACTTACCGAACAGAGGCATCTGGACCAGCAAAG GTTCTCAAGCTTCAACAAGAAGTTAATGTATGCAGTAAAGTGAAAGCCATATGGGATGAAGAAATGGATAATTCCAGAACTATCTATCTTCCCTGGGTTCCTGGAGCTTATCAGGAAGTTGAACTGAAGGCAGTTGGAG GTTGTGGCAAGATGCCGGAGGACTACAAGCTATCTTCCTCTGATGAAAGTGTTGCTTCTGTGTCCGACTCACTGATTGTGCGCACAAAAAGGCCTGGTCGAGCTGTCATCAAAGTAGTTTCTGTTTTTGATGCCTTAAATTTTGATGAG GTCACTGTTGAAGTATCCACTCCTTCTGCACAGGCTATCTTGCCAAACTTTCCTGTTGAAGTGCCTGTCGGGACACAACTTCAAGCTGCTGTGACGTTGAAAACATCTAATG GACACCCATTCTCGCGATGTGATTGCCTTAATGCTTTTATAAGGTGGAGCCTACTATCTGAGAATGAATCTTTTGTAGTTGTTGGCACAGCTGATGCTTTGAGCACCGAAACCTTAAAGCATTATGCTGGTTCTTGGGCACAATATGGCAATCCTTGTGCTTGGGTATCTCTAAATGCGTCGGCTGCTGGTCAAGCCACACTAGTTGCAACATTTTCCTTTGATTCAGAGTCCTATTCTGAGATTTTTAGTGGACCTATTTTTCTTAAGTCCACTTCTAAAATATCTGCATACTATCCTCTTGTGGTACTTCAAGCAGGAAGTGGGAACCGATTTGGTGGCTATTGGGTTGACTTATCTAGAATACATAGTGGAATTCAGAATATGGTTAACAATTCTCCCAAAGAGCTGTACTTAGTTCCTGGATCAACCATGGATGTATTTCTCTCTGGAGGGCCGGAACAATGGGATCAACTGGTCGATTTTGTTGAAACTGTTGATGTTATTGGTGAATCAAAAAATTATGTTGTTAGCTCTACTGCTGTACAAAAATTATCCAGTAGGCTATACCGAGTATCCTGCCCAAGCAAAGGGAACTTT AAACTGCTGTTCTCACGTGGAAACATGATTGGAAAAGATCATCCTGTGCCTGCTGTAAGCCAATCAGAGTTGGCAGTTGTTTGTGACTTCCCGTCAGCCATAACATTGATCGCGAATGAAAATG AAAGCCGACTTGTTATTTTGGAAGCTGCAAGCAGAGCTGAACGTAAGCACAATAGACTGCAAGCATCACCTGTTGTAATCTCAAATGGAAGAAACATGCGTCTAGCTGCTGCTGGTGTACATGGAAATGGAAGATTTTTTGCCAATTCTTCTTCTCTTTGCCTGAGTTGGGAGGTCACTGAATGTGAAGGACTTGCCTACTTGGACGAAGACAAAGACATGTTAGATGACTCATCCTGGGAGAGATTTCTTGTCCTACAGAATTCTACTGGAATG TGCACTGTCCGTGCTACAGTCATTGGCTTTTCTTCAAGAGTGGATGGCCGGACCCGTGAAGAAGAGCACATGTTTCTTCAAAGCGCACGTGATACTCTCACCGATGCTATTCAGTTGCAG ATTGTTTCTTCCTTACGAGTCACTCCGGATTATGTCTTGATAGTTTTTCATCCAGAAGCACAG GAAACCTTAGCTGTTAGTGGTGGAACATGTTTCCTAGATGCCTCTAGCAATGACACGCAGGTGGTGCAAATACTTCAACATCCAGGAAAGGCACTATGTTCTCAGTTGATTCTTGGTGCTAGAGGCTTGGGCACTGCTACAGTTACAATCCAGGACATTGGCCTTTCTCCTAGAGCATTAACTGATTCTTTG GTTCGAGTTGCAAATGTTGACTGGATTAAGATAAACTCAGAAGAGCACATCAGCCTTATG GAAGGAAGCACAGAAGATTTTCATATTTCTGCTGGAACGCAAGATGGACAAGTCTTTAGAGATTCTCAG TACAAATACATGGGAATTGAAGTGCATCTTGGTGATGAGACTTTGGAACTTATTAATTCACATGAGTTGCTGGACGGACCAAAATTTTCAGTTAAAGCTGCGAAAATTGGCACAACATCTCTATAT GTCACTGCTAAGCAATACTCTGGTCAAAGAGTTTTGAGTCAGGTTGTCAAGGTGGAAGTGTACAAACCACTGCAAATACATCCAGAGTATATCTACCTCACACCGGGTGCCTCTTTTGTG CTTTCTGTAAAAGGTGGTCCAAAAGTTGGAGTTGTCATTGAGTACACAAGTCTTAATGTGGAAACTGTAGAAGTTCAAAATTCTACTGGCAAGCTGTCTGCAAAGACTGTTGGAAACTCT ACTATGCGTGCAGTTGCTTTTTCAAATGAAGGCACCTTCATCTGTGAAGCTTTTGGAAGAGTTGAAGTGGATATCCCTGTGGCTATGATATTGAGTACTCAAAGTGACCGTCTTTGTGTTGGTTGCAGCATGCCCATCTACCCTTCTCTGCCCAAG GGAGATCTATTTTCCTTTTATGAAACTTGCCAAAGTTACACTTGGGTTATAGAAGATGACAAG GTGGCTATGTTTCAATTAGCTAGATCTTGGCAGTATGGACTTGATCAAGGGCTATATTCGGAAGGAAAGAACTATCCATGGTTTTCGAATGGAAGTAGCAATGCTTTTATTAATCATGTGATTGGAAG ATCTGCTGGGAAAACCAaaatttctgtgtcaattaCTTGTGATTTCTTGATGACTGGCAGTTCTGGGTCCATAGCTTACAGTGCATCCAAGACAATTCTTGTTGTGCCAGATCCTCCTCTCGCACTTGGACTTCCTATAACATGGTTATTCCCACCCTTTTATACTACTACGGACCTTTTACCTAGATCAGTTGACCCAGACTCAGATGACCTGGAGAGTACTATTGGATATTCTCTGCTAAGGAACATTGGTAAAAGTGATCTTGTTTTGCAAAATGCTAACATTATTGATGGAAGTAAAATTAGGACTGGAGAAAGCAATGCGATTGATTGCATTCAGGCAAAGGATCACTCAACTGGTAGAACAGAAATTGCATCGTGCCTACGAGTTGCTGAG GTTGCACAAGCACAGATAGCAGCTGCAGAATCATCAATCCATATAGCCTATCTTTCTGTACATGATAAAGTTGAGTTGGATATAAAATACAGTGATGAATTAG GTTATACCTTCAGTGAAGCACTTGGAATAGTCCCTGTAAAGATTGAGACGAATCATCCTGATGTCGTGTCAATTCTTATGCCAAAAGAAGGCAATGGTACACATGGTACCCATGAACGTTTTGTGTTACAG GCAAGAAGTCATGGAACTGCTCTTGTAAGGTTGCAAATCAGCCATATTCCCAAGAAAGCCGATTTCATAATG GTATCTGTTGGTGCACAGATGTATCCCAGGGATGTGGTCCTTCGTTCTGGGCAGCAACTGAACTTCACCATTATTGGAGACC GGATGGATGTGCGTGGATCCAGTCAGTGGTTAAGTAGCAATGAAAAAGTTGTGCATATTAATAGAATAACCGGTGAAGCACAAGCACGTGGTGAAGGTATAGCAGAAG TAATATTCAAAGGTCCAAATACAAAACTGCACACAACTGTCACCGTGCTGAAGGTGAACCAGATAGTAGTTAATGCTCCTGCGGAGACGCTGACAAATGCTGCTGGACCACCTGGTGGATACAAGTTCTCTGTAAAATTAAG TGATTCAACTGGACACAGCGCAGACTCCTCTATCAATCACATTAACGTCCCATTTGACTGCAAGGTTGAACCTTCTTTTGTTGG GTTTGTTGAGCCGTGGAGTGATGATGCTGCTAAAAAATCTTACTGCTTATTTCATCCATATTCACCTGCGCAACTGTTGCCTGTTAAGTTAAACCTGAAGGAAGGATTTTTACACATTGTTGTTCATGCAAATCTAAAAGAAGATCCAAAGGTGACAGGATCTGCTCACGCCCTCTTTGTCAAAGGGTTCTACATTAAAGAACCTAGGAAG TTAAATCTGACTCCAAGCTGCAACCATAGCATCATCACTATTGGTGGGAATACTG ATGTTGAGTTATTCTGGAATGCTAAAGATTTACTGTCAGCCAGTCGTGTTGATACAAATGGAAGAGGTGTTCCAAGTCAAATTAGTTATCAG GTTGAAGCACTTAAAAGGCAATCATTCTATGACAAGATCACTATAATTCTTCCAGCCACCG GCCAGACTGAAGAAATAGAAGTTATCTATGACACTGGAGAAAGAAGAGAGCCATCGACATCAGGCTTGACAACATTGGCTGCAATCGTGACATGCATTGTTGTTCCAATCGCTACGATTGCGCTCTTCATGAAGTTGCTGGAGAAGAAACCGATCAGAGAGGCACCACCAAGACACGCGACTCCTGCGCCTGCGTCAGCACCAGCAGCCGCGATGGCTGACCCAGCGTCCCCAGCTACTGGTGAGTTGTCACCTCGTACGCCTCAGCCGTTCATGGAGTACGTGAGGAGGACCATCGACGACACGCCCTACTACAAGCGCGACGCCAGGAGGCGATTCAACCCCCAGAACACGTACTGA